One Cucurbita pepo subsp. pepo cultivar mu-cu-16 chromosome LG07, ASM280686v2, whole genome shotgun sequence genomic region harbors:
- the LOC111798850 gene encoding uncharacterized protein LOC111798850, with protein sequence MPPRGCGIRRSGGRPPIKRRMVVRSPTQKGAVNWIGPATPPSAAPPPALPLVGLDQATVTLMWEMFHAMLQTMVAIQQAQVANSSTTTRETRYLRDFKRYDPRIFNGASEDLIVAELWLSSIETIFYYMNCPDDLKVSLASFMLRDDAEIWWEFTREVLSPDGGVISWPQFKEAFWEEYYSEEARLQKQQEFTQLTQNGRSVGTYGKDFIRLMRFALELVDTEIKKVQRFIFGLDEEIRCIVGAIAPTTYDDALRSATALEGDSVEELWRPIVLTPVVGQKRHYDQVAQHHQPLIQPQQQVGRYHKKPKRGQQPGRQRGRGDYKPLCCECGKNHWGQCLARSGACFRCGQQGHISRNCLGRTVEHLVN encoded by the coding sequence ATGCCACCTCGAGGGTGTGGAATAAGACGTAGTGGAGGACGACCCCCTATTAAGAGACGTATGGTAGTAAGGAGCCCGACTCAAAAAGGAGCGGTGAATTGGATAGGCCCAGCGACCCCACCCTCAGCTGCACCACCTCCGGCATTGCCTCTAGTTGGACTCGATCAGGCCACAGTCACCTTGATGTGGGAGATGTTTCACGCTATGTTGCAGACCATGGTGGCTATACAACAGGCACAAGTGGCCAACAGCTCGACGACAACTCGAGAGACGAGATACCTGCGAGATTTCAAGAGGTATGACCCCCGCATCTTTAATGGGGCCTCTGAAGATCTGATAGTGGCAGAATTATGGCTATCATCAATAGAGACAATCTTCTATTACATGAACTGTCCTGATGACTTGAAAGTGTCATTAGCATCGTTCATGCTACGGGACGATGCAGAAATATGGTGGGAGTTCACTCGGGAGGTCCTCAGCCCTGATGGAGGTGTGATCTCATGGCCACAATTCAaggaggccttttgggaagagTATTACTCCGAAGAAGCACGACTTCAGAAGCAACAAGAGTTCACTCAATTGACGCAGAACGGGCGCTCTGTCGGCACCTATGGGAAAGATTTTATAAGGTTGATGCGATTTGCCCTAGAGTTGGTGGACACAGAGATCAAGAAGGTGCAGAGGTTTATCTTTGGcttggatgaagaaattcgcTGCATTGTTGGGGCTATAGCGCCTACTACTTATGATGATGCCCTGAGGTCCGCCACGGCTTTGGAAGGGGACAGTGTTGAGGAACTTTGGAGGCCAATAGTCCTAACACCCGTAGTAGGACAAAAGCGACATTATGACCAGGTTGCACAACATCATCAGCCACTAATACAACCACAACAACAGGTGGGCAGGTACCACAAAAAACCGAAACGTGGCCAACAACCAGGTCGACAAAGAGGCAGAGGAGACTATAAACCATTGTGTTGTGAGTGTGGCAAAAACCATTGGGGACAATGTTTGGCACGGTCTGGAGCGTGTTTTAGGTGTGGCCAACAGGGTCACATCTCGAGAAACTGCTTGGGGAGGACCGTCGAGCACCTTGTTAACTAG